From Bacteroidota bacterium, the proteins below share one genomic window:
- a CDS encoding GH92 family glycosyl hydrolase — translation MKKILFSLFACLSFQANAQVDLARHVDPFIGTGGHGHTYPGATLPFGMVQLSPDTRVDGSWDGCGGYHHSDSMMYGFSHTHLSGTGCSDYGDILLLPYVNKLDGTPIQPVRFSHADELAEPGYYSVDLPTVGVKTEFTTTVRVGFHRYAFNGVGEHRVLLDLRHRDKVLGAEMRMVSDRRIEGYRRSSAWARDQVVYFSMEFSRPFELINLPGNETAPDSLHYTLRFKEDKSNELLVKVALSSVSEANARMNLERELPGWDFVATKSAARAAWNRELGKIEAKGGSEKQLRIFYTALYHTMIVPNVYSDVDGRYRGRDGQVHAIDGPEQYTVFSLWDTYRAWHPLMTIIDRKRTTAYVNTFLRQYREGGLLPVWELSANETECMIGYHAVPVIADADAKGIGGFDRMQALMAMRKSAEAKERYGLGAYMKHAMLSLDDEHESVSKTLEYAYDDWCIATMAQRLGQGPLAQQYFERSQSWKNLLNPVTGFMQPRVNGGWLSPFDPYEVNNNFTEANSWQYSFYVPQDIPGLMRIHGGMERFAGRLDALFAADNRTRGREQADITGLIGQYAHGNEPSHHMAYLYNYCGQPWKTQRLVRKIMDEFYQASPDGLIGNEDCGQMSAWLVFSAMGFYPVTPGAPYYAIGTPWFQEVTIHLEDGKSFVVRADEPSASRCYIQSLEVNGQVRNTAFLSHEELSKGGSMSFTLSDRPASNWGTGTWSHPEVAVDSSIVINPVIHTNGKLLRDSMTISISAAAGDTILYSVDGVDLEKKWSGPGPTRSGLRTYTGPFTVKEATTVQSMAVRGNRFSRVVRAEVQPYPHPDWKVAVATEVNPQYTAGGPEGIIDGIRGTTNWRKGDWQGYQGADFEAVIDFGKPMPVRELGGGFLQDMRSWILMPKSVEFQLSDDGKTYKTVLTVTNSLSDRLEENVLHDFEGHIPVTVARYLKVKAVNYGRLPIWHPGAGYPAFIFVDEVWANP, via the coding sequence ATGAAGAAGATTCTTTTCAGCTTATTCGCCTGTCTCTCATTCCAGGCCAACGCCCAGGTCGACCTCGCCCGCCATGTTGATCCGTTCATCGGGACAGGGGGCCATGGTCATACCTATCCCGGTGCGACCCTGCCTTTCGGAATGGTGCAGTTAAGCCCCGATACGCGCGTTGATGGTTCCTGGGATGGTTGCGGCGGTTACCATCATTCGGATTCCATGATGTATGGATTTTCTCATACCCATTTGAGCGGGACCGGATGCTCGGATTATGGCGATATCCTGCTGCTGCCGTATGTCAACAAGTTAGATGGAACCCCGATCCAGCCCGTGCGATTTTCACACGCGGATGAATTGGCGGAACCGGGATACTACAGCGTGGATCTTCCGACTGTAGGTGTCAAAACCGAATTTACCACCACCGTGCGAGTCGGGTTTCATCGTTATGCTTTCAATGGCGTTGGTGAACACCGGGTCCTGCTGGACCTGCGCCATCGTGATAAAGTCCTTGGTGCGGAAATGCGGATGGTCAGCGATAGACGAATTGAAGGCTATCGGCGCTCTTCCGCCTGGGCGAGGGATCAGGTCGTCTATTTCTCCATGGAGTTTTCTCGGCCATTCGAACTGATCAATCTCCCGGGCAACGAAACAGCTCCCGATAGTTTGCACTACACATTGCGCTTTAAAGAAGACAAATCAAACGAACTCCTGGTGAAGGTCGCCCTTTCTTCCGTGAGCGAAGCCAACGCCCGAATGAACCTTGAGCGCGAGTTGCCGGGCTGGGATTTCGTCGCGACGAAAAGCGCGGCACGCGCTGCCTGGAACCGGGAGTTGGGTAAGATCGAAGCAAAGGGAGGAAGTGAAAAGCAACTCCGGATTTTCTACACGGCCCTCTACCATACCATGATCGTCCCCAACGTCTATTCCGATGTAGATGGTCGCTATCGTGGTCGTGATGGTCAGGTGCATGCCATTGATGGGCCGGAACAATACACGGTTTTCTCGTTGTGGGACACTTACCGGGCATGGCATCCCTTGATGACGATTATCGACCGGAAGCGAACTACGGCTTATGTGAACACGTTTCTCCGGCAGTACAGGGAAGGCGGATTATTACCCGTCTGGGAGTTGTCCGCGAATGAGACCGAATGCATGATCGGTTATCACGCGGTGCCGGTGATTGCCGATGCCGACGCGAAGGGTATCGGCGGTTTTGACCGCATGCAGGCCCTGATGGCCATGCGTAAAAGCGCTGAAGCCAAAGAACGCTACGGCCTCGGGGCTTACATGAAACATGCGATGCTCTCCCTGGACGATGAGCATGAGTCGGTTTCCAAGACGCTGGAGTATGCATATGATGATTGGTGCATTGCCACCATGGCGCAACGGCTTGGTCAGGGGCCGTTGGCGCAGCAGTATTTCGAACGATCGCAATCCTGGAAGAACCTGCTGAACCCGGTCACCGGTTTTATGCAACCCCGGGTTAACGGTGGGTGGTTGTCTCCCTTCGATCCGTATGAAGTCAACAATAATTTTACCGAGGCGAACTCCTGGCAATATTCGTTTTATGTTCCGCAGGATATTCCCGGGTTGATGCGGATACACGGAGGAATGGAGCGATTCGCAGGACGACTGGATGCGCTGTTCGCTGCTGATAACCGGACCCGGGGTCGGGAACAGGCCGATATCACCGGACTGATCGGACAATATGCACACGGGAACGAGCCGAGTCATCACATGGCTTACCTCTACAATTATTGCGGTCAACCCTGGAAGACACAGCGATTGGTGCGCAAGATCATGGATGAGTTCTATCAGGCTTCCCCCGATGGATTGATCGGCAATGAGGATTGTGGCCAAATGTCGGCCTGGCTGGTGTTCAGCGCGATGGGATTTTATCCCGTGACACCCGGAGCTCCCTACTATGCGATCGGTACGCCCTGGTTTCAGGAGGTGACGATCCATCTCGAGGATGGTAAGTCGTTTGTTGTTCGTGCCGACGAGCCTTCGGCGAGCCGCTGTTATATTCAGTCTCTCGAGGTGAACGGTCAGGTGCGAAACACGGCCTTTCTTTCGCACGAAGAACTGTCCAAAGGCGGTTCCATGAGTTTTACCCTGAGTGACCGCCCGGCATCGAATTGGGGAACTGGAACGTGGTCGCACCCTGAAGTCGCAGTGGATTCATCGATCGTCATTAATCCGGTGATCCATACGAATGGAAAGTTGCTGCGCGATTCCATGACGATCAGTATCAGTGCCGCAGCCGGTGATACGATCCTCTACTCAGTGGATGGGGTCGACCTTGAAAAGAAGTGGTCGGGTCCCGGACCCACACGCTCGGGCTTGCGTACTTACACGGGCCCCTTCACCGTGAAAGAAGCGACCACGGTACAGTCAATGGCCGTTCGTGGAAACCGTTTCAGCCGTGTCGTACGCGCCGAGGTCCAGCCGTATCCGCATCCGGACTGGAAGGTGGCTGTTGCTACCGAAGTCAACCCGCAGTATACGGCAGGAGGTCCGGAAGGAATTATCGATGGGATCAGGGGGACGACCAACTGGCGAAAAGGGGATTGGCAAGGTTATCAGGGCGCCGACTTTGAAGCCGTGATTGATTTCGGTAAGCCCATGCCGGTGCGTGAACTCGGCGGCGGCTTCCTGCAGGATATGCGCTCCTGGATCCTGATGCCCAAGTCGGTCGAATTCCAGTTATCGGACGATGGCAAGACTTATAAGACCGTATTGACCGTTACAAATTCGCTTTCCGATCGACTGGAGGAGAATGTCCTGCATGATTTCGAAGGACATATTCCCGTCACTGTTGCCCGTTACTTGAAAGTGAAAGCGGTGAATTATGGACGATTGCCCATCTGGCATCCGGGCGCAGGTTATCCTGCGTTCATCTTCGTTGATGAAGTGTGGGCGAATCCCTGA
- a CDS encoding YqaE/Pmp3 family membrane protein codes for MPVIVSALPQAQNEPLVEQHYSVPVVEAQPPVVASNETVTQVKHTRSTPAAVDATSTLFAKEQSVQSASKFQQVKQAAKRFFHPQEDVPFWLLIVLCILLPPLAVFLKFGIGTEFWISLILTLIFWLPGVIYALIVVTR; via the coding sequence ATGCCGGTGATCGTCTCTGCCTTACCGCAAGCGCAAAATGAGCCGCTCGTCGAGCAACACTATTCTGTTCCTGTTGTTGAAGCACAGCCTCCGGTAGTCGCCTCGAACGAAACCGTGACGCAGGTGAAGCATACCCGTTCAACCCCGGCAGCGGTTGATGCAACCTCAACTTTGTTTGCGAAAGAACAGTCGGTGCAATCCGCTTCCAAATTTCAGCAAGTGAAGCAGGCGGCTAAACGCTTTTTCCATCCGCAGGAAGATGTGCCGTTCTGGCTGCTCATCGTATTGTGCATTCTCCTTCCTCCGCTTGCGGTTTTCCTCAAGTTCGGAATCGGAACAGAGTTTTGGATCAGTCTTATCCTAACCCTGATCTTCTGGCTGCCCGGCGTGATCTACGCGCTGATTGTCGTTACGCGTTGA
- a CDS encoding DUF1211 domain-containing protein, whose translation MEKNRLEAFSDGVLAIIITIMVLELKVPHGTNWTDLLALWPVFISYVLSFLYIGIYWGNHHHLMHTARRVNSGILLTNLHLLFWLSLIPFTTAWMGENHFESNPVALYAVNLTAAGIAYFILQKSIERHHAKDDQLKSAFQRHAKKGIVSQIAYAAAIPLAYVHPMISGIIFLLIAILWIVPAKEIEEAIK comes from the coding sequence ATGGAAAAGAACCGACTGGAAGCCTTTAGTGATGGCGTGCTGGCCATCATCATCACCATCATGGTCCTTGAATTGAAGGTACCCCATGGTACCAACTGGACAGACCTGCTGGCGCTTTGGCCGGTATTCATCAGCTATGTCCTGAGTTTCCTGTACATCGGAATTTACTGGGGTAACCACCATCACCTGATGCATACCGCACGCCGCGTGAACTCCGGCATCCTGCTCACGAACCTGCATCTGTTGTTTTGGCTATCGCTCATTCCCTTCACCACGGCCTGGATGGGGGAGAATCATTTCGAGTCGAATCCCGTGGCCTTGTATGCGGTCAACCTGACAGCCGCGGGTATCGCGTATTTCATACTTCAGAAATCCATCGAACGTCATCACGCGAAGGACGATCAGTTGAAATCGGCCTTTCAAAGGCACGCAAAAAAAGGAATCGTATCGCAGATCGCTTACGCGGCAGCCATTCCGCTGGCGTATGTACATCCCATGATCTCCGGCATCATCTTTCTACTCATCGCCATACTCTGGATCGTTCCAGCCAAAGAGATCGAAGAAGCAATCAAATAA
- a CDS encoding YkgJ family cysteine cluster protein, translated as MLPEYRTLLEQAVNRKKENKAFLERLKKSRPADLDQTTNRLHDEAFEHIDCLQCGNCCRTTGPLLLSKDVDRLAGHFRIRPAEFTERHLRIDEDGDYVFRSMPCPFLGGDNYCSVYENRPNACREFPHTQQRDIREKLGITYHNTMVCPAVAEVLERLKAHYR; from the coding sequence ATGCTGCCCGAATACCGCACGTTACTGGAACAAGCCGTTAACCGGAAGAAGGAAAACAAAGCCTTTCTCGAACGGTTGAAGAAGAGCCGACCGGCCGACCTGGACCAGACGACCAATCGGTTACACGATGAGGCATTCGAACACATCGATTGCCTGCAATGCGGCAACTGTTGCCGGACCACCGGCCCCCTGCTCCTGAGCAAGGATGTGGATCGATTGGCCGGACATTTCCGAATACGTCCCGCCGAGTTCACCGAGCGTCATCTTCGGATCGACGAGGACGGCGATTACGTGTTCCGGTCGATGCCCTGCCCGTTTCTTGGCGGCGACAACTATTGCAGTGTCTATGAAAACCGCCCGAACGCCTGCCGGGAATTTCCACACACCCAACAACGCGACATCCGTGAAAAGCTCGGGATCACCTACCACAATACCATGGTCTGCCCGGCAGTCGCCGAAGTGCTGGAACGCCTGAAAGCACATTATCGATAA
- the groL gene encoding chaperonin GroEL (60 kDa chaperone family; promotes refolding of misfolded polypeptides especially under stressful conditions; forms two stacked rings of heptamers to form a barrel-shaped 14mer; ends can be capped by GroES; misfolded proteins enter the barrel where they are refolded when GroES binds) has product MAKDITFNIDARERLKKGVDALANAVKVTLGPKGRNVIIDKKFGAPAITKDGVTVAKEIELKDPIENMGAQMVKEVASKTADVAGDGTTTATVLAQAIVTAGLKNVAAGANPMDLKRGIDKAVEAVVGSLQKMSKKVGDDNKKIEQVASISANNDHEIGKLIADAMAKVKKEGVITVEEAKGTETTVEIVEGMQFDRGYISPYFVTNADKMETVLDRPHILIYDKKISAMKELLPVLEKQVQTGNPLLIIAEEVDGEALATLVVNKIRGSLKIAAVKAPGFGDRRKAMLEDIAILTGGTLISEERGFKLENADLSYLGKAEKVTIDKDNTTIVGGSGKKADITARVNQIKAQIETTTSDYDREKLQERLAKLAGGVAVLYVGAATEVEMKEKKDRVDDALHATRAAVEEGIVPGGGVAYIRAINGLDKLAGANEDETTGVAIVKRALEEPLRQIVANAGMEGSIIVQKVREGKDDFGYNARSDKYENLYSAGVIDPTKVTRVALENAASIAGMLLTTECVLADIKEEKAAPAMPHGGMGGGMDY; this is encoded by the coding sequence ATGGCAAAGGACATCACCTTTAACATCGACGCCCGCGAACGACTCAAGAAGGGTGTCGACGCACTGGCGAATGCAGTAAAAGTGACGCTCGGACCGAAAGGCCGCAACGTCATCATCGACAAGAAATTCGGAGCTCCGGCGATCACCAAGGACGGCGTAACCGTCGCGAAAGAGATCGAACTCAAGGACCCGATCGAGAACATGGGCGCGCAGATGGTGAAGGAAGTCGCTTCCAAAACAGCCGACGTAGCAGGTGACGGCACCACGACCGCAACCGTTCTGGCGCAAGCCATCGTAACGGCAGGTCTGAAGAACGTAGCCGCCGGCGCTAACCCGATGGATCTGAAGCGCGGCATCGACAAGGCTGTTGAAGCCGTAGTCGGTTCCCTCCAGAAGATGAGCAAGAAAGTCGGCGACGACAACAAGAAGATCGAACAGGTCGCTTCGATCTCCGCCAACAACGACCACGAGATCGGCAAACTGATCGCCGACGCGATGGCCAAGGTGAAGAAAGAAGGCGTCATCACGGTGGAAGAAGCCAAAGGCACCGAGACCACCGTGGAGATCGTGGAAGGCATGCAGTTCGACCGCGGTTATATCTCTCCGTACTTCGTCACCAACGCCGACAAGATGGAGACCGTGCTCGACCGTCCGCACATCCTGATCTACGACAAGAAGATCAGCGCCATGAAGGAACTCCTTCCGGTGCTGGAAAAGCAGGTACAGACCGGCAACCCGCTGCTCATCATCGCGGAAGAAGTTGACGGCGAAGCCCTGGCTACGCTGGTGGTGAACAAGATCCGCGGCTCCCTGAAGATCGCTGCCGTGAAGGCTCCGGGCTTCGGCGACCGTCGCAAGGCCATGCTGGAAGACATCGCCATCCTGACCGGCGGCACGCTGATCAGCGAAGAGCGCGGCTTCAAACTTGAAAACGCTGACCTCTCCTACCTCGGCAAAGCCGAGAAGGTGACCATCGACAAAGACAACACGACCATCGTTGGCGGTTCCGGCAAGAAAGCCGACATCACGGCTCGCGTGAACCAGATCAAAGCGCAGATCGAGACCACGACCTCCGATTACGACCGCGAGAAACTCCAGGAGCGCCTGGCCAAGCTCGCCGGCGGTGTGGCCGTCCTCTACGTAGGCGCCGCGACCGAAGTTGAAATGAAAGAGAAGAAAGACCGTGTCGACGACGCGCTGCACGCCACCCGTGCCGCTGTTGAAGAAGGTATCGTCCCCGGCGGCGGTGTCGCTTACATCCGCGCCATCAACGGCCTCGACAAACTGGCGGGCGCCAATGAAGACGAAACCACCGGTGTCGCCATCGTGAAGCGCGCGCTCGAAGAGCCGCTGCGTCAGATCGTAGCCAACGCCGGCATGGAAGGTTCGATCATCGTACAGAAAGTTCGTGAAGGCAAAGACGACTTCGGTTACAACGCCCGCTCGGACAAGTACGAGAACCTCTACTCGGCCGGTGTCATCGACCCGACCAAGGTGACCCGCGTCGCGCTCGAGAACGCCGCTTCGATCGCCGGCATGTTGCTGACGACCGAGTGCGTACTCGCCGACATCAAGGAGGAGAAAGCTGCTCCTGCCATGCCGCACGGCGGTATGGGCGGCGGTATGGACTACTAA
- a CDS encoding co-chaperone GroES — MSKLTLKPLGDRVLVEAAAAEEKTASGIIIPDTAKEKPQRGKVVAIGTGKKDEPMTVKVGDSVLYGKYAGTEITIDGRELLIMRESDIFAVL; from the coding sequence ATGAGCAAACTCACCCTGAAGCCCCTGGGCGATCGCGTGCTGGTAGAAGCAGCAGCGGCAGAAGAAAAGACCGCATCCGGAATCATCATTCCGGACACCGCGAAAGAAAAACCGCAGCGTGGTAAAGTCGTAGCTATCGGCACGGGTAAGAAAGACGAGCCGATGACCGTGAAAGTAGGCGACTCGGTTCTTTATGGTAAATATGCCGGTACCGAAATCACCATCGACGGACGCGAGCTTCTCATCATGCGCGAGAGCGACATCTTCGCCGTACTCTGA
- the secG gene encoding preprotein translocase subunit SecG: MFTAITVLIIIICILLVLVVLVQNPKGGGVASGIIGANQLMGVKKTTDFIEKLTWGLVIGLVSLCLLAGFALPKKGDREIGTKMQEQIDAGAAPTTTPAAPQQPAQQPAQQQPAQGEPAQQQPAQ; encoded by the coding sequence ATGTTTACCGCCATTACCGTCCTCATCATCATCATTTGCATCCTCCTTGTTCTGGTCGTGCTTGTCCAGAACCCCAAAGGCGGCGGCGTCGCGTCCGGCATCATCGGAGCCAACCAGCTCATGGGCGTTAAAAAAACGACGGATTTCATCGAAAAACTGACCTGGGGCCTCGTTATCGGCCTGGTATCCCTTTGCCTGTTGGCAGGTTTTGCCTTGCCGAAGAAAGGCGATCGCGAGATCGGTACCAAGATGCAGGAGCAGATCGACGCGGGCGCCGCGCCGACCACCACTCCGGCAGCTCCGCAGCAACCGGCACAACAGCCGGCGCAGCAACAACCCGCCCAGGGAGAACCGGCACAACAGCAGCCGGCTCAGTAA
- a CDS encoding LptE family protein: protein MRTHAYRSFTLSFLLATLMLLGGCKVNYSLSGASIPPDVKTITVKFFPKTAPLGPANLSQTFTERLKEKFIGQTGLTVVDRNGDLQLEGAITGYSVAPQAILPNETAAKNRLTITVSVKYTNTKDEKQSFESSFSRFTDYSSSVNLAAAEDELVREVFDQLVDDIFNKAVINW from the coding sequence ATGCGGACCCACGCGTACCGATCGTTCACCCTGAGCTTCCTGCTCGCTACGCTGATGCTGCTGGGCGGATGCAAGGTGAATTACTCGCTTTCCGGCGCGTCCATTCCGCCGGATGTGAAGACGATCACGGTCAAGTTCTTTCCTAAAACGGCTCCGCTTGGTCCCGCCAACCTCAGTCAGACCTTTACCGAACGATTGAAAGAAAAATTCATCGGGCAAACCGGGCTGACAGTCGTGGACCGCAACGGCGACCTGCAACTGGAAGGGGCGATCACGGGATATTCCGTGGCCCCACAGGCGATCCTACCAAACGAAACGGCCGCCAAGAACCGTCTTACGATCACCGTGAGTGTGAAGTACACCAATACGAAAGACGAGAAACAGAGTTTTGAATCCTCTTTTTCGCGTTTCACCGATTACAGCAGCTCGGTTAACTTAGCTGCGGCGGAAGATGAATTGGTCCGTGAGGTCTTCGATCAACTGGTCGATGACATCTTCAACAAAGCGGTGATCAACTGGTAA
- a CDS encoding sigma-54-dependent Fis family transcriptional regulator produces the protein MNTNEIKARFGIIGGSPLLEHAINVARQVAPTEISVLIFGESGVGKEVFPQIIHQLSPRKHGPYIAVNCGAIPEGTIDSELFGHEKGSFTGAHEARKGYFEVANGGTIFLDEVGELPLNTQVRLLRVLETGEFIKVGSSKVQKTNVRIVGATNVDMQQAIANGKFREDLYYRLNTVPIRIPPLRDRKEDIYLLFRKFAHDFSEKYRVPALALTPDAVQVLTEYRWPGNIRQLKNITEQLSILEKSREINGETLSRYLPHVPASSVPMLLRDEAKSQEAFTERELLYKVLFDMKKDMNDMKLLINEIMQGSGNDSTWKERHEQVINRLRPEPVHSILHTHEPSVTIQPASPQPVVTVSPIQDHEELEESLSLEDKEKEFIRKALQKHKGRRKLAAKELGISERTLYRKMNEYGIH, from the coding sequence ATGAACACGAACGAGATCAAAGCGCGGTTCGGCATCATCGGCGGCTCCCCCCTGCTCGAGCATGCCATCAATGTTGCCCGACAGGTAGCGCCGACCGAGATCAGCGTCCTGATCTTCGGGGAAAGCGGCGTGGGCAAGGAAGTGTTCCCGCAGATCATCCACCAGCTCAGTCCGCGCAAGCACGGCCCGTACATCGCCGTGAACTGCGGCGCCATTCCCGAAGGCACGATCGACTCGGAACTATTCGGTCACGAGAAAGGCTCGTTCACCGGCGCGCATGAAGCACGGAAAGGTTACTTCGAAGTAGCGAACGGCGGCACGATCTTCCTCGACGAAGTGGGCGAGCTTCCGCTCAACACCCAGGTCCGCCTGTTGCGCGTATTGGAGACCGGAGAGTTCATCAAAGTCGGTTCCTCGAAAGTGCAGAAGACGAACGTGCGCATTGTCGGCGCAACCAACGTTGACATGCAGCAGGCCATTGCCAACGGCAAGTTCCGCGAAGACCTCTACTACCGCCTCAACACCGTTCCGATCCGGATCCCGCCGCTGCGTGACCGGAAGGAAGACATCTACCTCCTCTTCCGGAAATTCGCCCACGACTTTTCGGAAAAATACCGCGTGCCGGCGCTGGCCCTGACGCCGGATGCCGTGCAGGTCCTGACCGAATACCGCTGGCCGGGGAATATCCGGCAACTGAAGAATATCACCGAGCAGTTGTCCATCCTGGAAAAGAGCCGGGAGATTAACGGCGAGACCCTGTCGCGTTACCTGCCTCACGTGCCCGCTTCTTCTGTGCCCATGCTGTTGCGCGACGAAGCCAAGAGCCAGGAAGCCTTTACCGAGCGCGAGTTGTTGTACAAGGTCCTCTTCGACATGAAGAAGGACATGAACGACATGAAACTGCTCATCAACGAGATCATGCAGGGCAGTGGCAACGATTCCACCTGGAAGGAACGACACGAGCAGGTCATCAACCGCCTCCGACCCGAACCGGTACATTCGATCCTGCACACGCATGAACCATCCGTGACGATTCAGCCGGCTTCACCACAACCGGTCGTTACCGTATCGCCGATCCAGGACCACGAAGAGCTGGAAGAATCGCTTTCACTCGAAGACAAAGAGAAAGAATTCATTCGGAAGGCGCTTCAGAAGCACAAAGGCCGACGTAAACTCGCGGCGAAAGAACTCGGCATCTCCGAGCGCACGCTGTACAGGAAGATGAACGAATACGGAATCCATTGA